The genomic region TCATCCTCGGGCTTGACCCGAGGATCCAGAATCGGTCGGCCGATTTTAGTTTGCAGCGCGCCATCGGCTGCCGGTGTTTGGATCCTCGGGTCAAGCCCGAGGATGACGACGGAGTGCGGGAGACATGGATGCCGACGGCCCTCGTGATTGGAGCGAAGGCGCGCCAGCCGCGCCCGCGCCCCCTCACGCGTTCCCGGCGAGCGCGATGTAATGGACGCTGTGGACCGTGTTGGCGTCGAAGCGGAGTTCCTTCGGCGGGTTGAACTGCTCGAGCACCAGTTCGGCGGTGTTGTGGCGGACGAATTTCTTGACATAGGCGAGCAGCGCGCCGTTTTCTTCGAGCCGGATTTGGGCGATCACATAGTCGCCGCGCCTCACCGGGCGCTTGGGGTCGACGAAGCAGATCTCGCCGTCCTCGTAGCGCGGAGACATGGAATCGCCGGAAACCGAGACGGCGTAGGCGCCGGAAATGTCCGAGAGGGTCGGCGGCGCCATGACTTCGTACAACACATTGCCATTCATTAGGAATTCACCATCCACTCCGCCGACGGCCTGGCCGAAGACGGGGATCTTTTTGCCCTGGCCGACGAGCGGGGTGAGAAGCGTACCGTTCGGCTCGGCGATCCCCACAGGCCCCGCGGGCGCAGTACCGTTGCCGGTCCGGCGGTCGCCGGCCAAGAGCCACAGCGGATCGACGTTGAAGCGGCGGCCGTAGATCTCGGCCTCGGCGAGCTCAAAGTCGTTCTGCCCGTTTTCGTGGGCGCGATAGGTCGAAGCGACGATGCCAAGCGCGTTGGCGGCATCGGAGGCAAACTGATAGCCGGCCTTCTGGCGCGCTTCGCGCAATCTTTCAGCTTTGTCGCTCATGGCTCGGAACATGTTTCTCGCTCGTGGTTCGGAACATAGCGACATGAATAACACAAATCATGTTGACATGGCAACACGAACGATGTCATTCATGACGGCATGGAAATGCGGAACAACGGAGGGCGGTGATGAAGAGGCGGCAGCGTAAGATTTTACTGACCTTCGTCCGGCTTGCGCCTTTCAAGCCTTCGGCGATGCCCTAGATCAGCTTGAGGGCGTCCGCTGCGATGCCCAAAGGGGGAAGGGCGATCTTCCCGATATTTGAGGTGTGGGCGGAGGCGGAAGTCCGCTTCGTAAATCTGCGCGCCCAAGTTTCTCGGAGTGCGGGTGCGAACGGAAAGCGCCTTCGCACGTTCCCCGAGGATGGGGGTGCAGGTCTCGCACTTTTCCTGCACCCCGGGGTCTCTTGGGTGTGCGGGGCGCGGATGGAAAACCGCTTCGCACTTTTCCTGCACCCCGGGTTGCTTGGGGATGCGGGGTGCGGACGGAAAACCGCTTCGCACTTTTCCTGCACCCGCAGGAACTGATCGCCGCTCTCCTCCCCGGCGATCAGCGCGAAGCCCTGTCGGCTGGACCTCAACCGACAGGGCTTCGCACCCGAACCAGATGTCGCCCGGCCGCGGCCGGGCGGATGAGGAAGGAGGTCCCGCCGGCCGGCTCGGCCCGAGCGGGAATTCGAGAACATCGATGGATTGCGCAGCGAAGTCGGCGCCGCGGCGGGGAAGTCCGCGCGGGGCAGGATGTGGCGCGTCCTTGCGTGATCTCTTGTGATTTCTTGGAGCGGCGCGCCGGTCCGGGAGTGATGTGGAAATTCCAACGGTGGCGGCGCCAAGGCGCGGCGCTGCGCGTGAAAGGCGGATGGCAGGATGAGGGGAGCGGCATTGCGGATCTCGGCGATCGTCGAGGCGCTGGTGGAGGCGGGGGCGACGCCGGAGATGATCCTTTCGGCGGTCTCGGTCGCCGAGGTTGGTGCGCTCGACGCTTTGGAGCGCCGCCGCGCGTCCGACCGCGCCCGCCAGCAGCGTCGCCGGCAAAGGCTGGCGCGCGAGGAGGGAACGGAAGGCGAAGGGCTGGATGGGCGTCACGGGACGGCCGGTGACAGCCACGTGACGGAGCGTGACGCCCCCCTTCCCGATAAAGAAAGGTCCCCCGCACCCCCTAAAGAAATTAACCCAACCCCAAACCCAACAGCCGCGGGGCCGGTCGTTGCTGGCCGGATCGTGTCTGGCACGACCCTCGGCGCAACACACGGGGCTGGACACGGGGCTGGCGAAATTCCCGCTGGCCCGAACCCGACTGCCCCAGGCCTTCGGCACCCCGATGCGCGGGGCGACGCCGCCGGGATGCTTCCGGCCGGCCGACGAGAAGGCGCGTCTCAGCGGGCCGAGCGTCGGGAAGGCCATCCGGAGGTGGGACATGGCGAGGCCGCCTGCCGGGAGGCGGAGTATCGGTGCGTCACTGGCGCGACACTCGGCGCTGCACGCCGGGCTGGCGAAAGTCCCGCTGGCCAGAGCCCAGCTGCCCCGGACCTCCGACTCCCTGTCGCGCGGGGCGACACCGCTCGGGTTTTCCCGGCGGCACTCCGAGAAGGCGAGCCCTCGCAGCCTGAGCATCGTGGCGCCGCAACGGAGGGCGGGCACCGGGAGATGGGGCATGGCGAGGCCGCCTACCGGGAGGCGGCGTATCGGGACGGGCGTCGCGAGATCGGAGAGGCTGCGCATCGGGACGGCGAAAGCCTGGCATGTGCGCGCGTACAAGCTGAGCATCGGCAGCCCACGAATCGGCAAGCCAACAGGGGCGGGGCCAACAGGGGCGGGGCCAATCGGGGTGAGGGCAGGCGGCGGGGGACGCGGCTGCCCGACGCTTTCGTGCCCGACTGGGAATTCGCGGCGGGCAAAGGTTTCGGCCGGGCGGCGGCGGAGGCCGAGTTTGAGAAATTCCGCGACTACTGGCGCGCCAAGGCCGGGCGCGAGGCGACCAAGCTCGACTGGCAGGCGACCTGGCGCAACTGGATCCGCAATGCCGGGCGGCCACGGGCCTTCGGCGGGCGGGCGCCGCCTGGTCGGGTCGACGGGAAGGGCAATTTCAGGGCGCACAATTTCAGGGCGCATCAGGACGAGGTGCA from Sinorhizobium garamanticum harbors:
- a CDS encoding LexA family transcriptional regulator, with the protein product MSDKAERLREARQKAGYQFASDAANALGIVASTYRAHENGQNDFELAEAEIYGRRFNVDPLWLLAGDRRTGNGTAPAGPVGIAEPNGTLLTPLVGQGKKIPVFGQAVGGVDGEFLMNGNVLYEVMAPPTLSDISGAYAVSVSGDSMSPRYEDGEICFVDPKRPVRRGDYVIAQIRLEENGALLAYVKKFVRHNTAELVLEQFNPPKELRFDANTVHSVHYIALAGNA